Part of the Acidobacteriota bacterium genome is shown below.
CTCTGCGTCTGTCTTTGTCTCGGCCGCGGTCTCTGTCTCTGCGTCTGTCTTTGTCTCGGCCTCGGCCTCTGCGTCTGTCTTTGTCTCGGTCTCTGCCTCTGTCTCTGTCTCTGTCTCTGTCTCAGAAGCAGGGCGAGGCGTCAAAGAGGTTCGGGAGCGTAGTCGAGGCGCTCGAAGCAAAGCCTTGGACTGATGAATCGTCGGCTCAGTCCCTCGAGAGTGCCTTGGGATGGGTAGCGTTGGCCGGAGCGGCTCTAGCTCTTGGTGCGCAGTTGGGCATCGAGGACTGCGTGACTCGGAAAGAGATCGAATTGAGACTCCAACCCCTCCTAGATCCCCAGGCCACGGCAGCCGCCTTCCTCCCCAAAGGTCCAGAACGCGACCGCGCCATCGCTGAGCACCAAGCCCTCCTCGACTGTCCTTGGTCCCCCATCCCCGTCTACGAGGCCCTCTTCGCCGACAAAGAATGGACCGAGATCGACTTCTCCCCCCTGGCCATAGTCAAGAACCTCGAAGCCGCCATCGCCTGCTTGGAAAAAGACCTGCCCAAAGACTGACCTGCTTCGCCCACAAGAAAAATCTCCCACCCCTGTCGATTCCCCCCCACCCATCTTCGTCATCTAGTCGAGAGGCTGCGCCATGAGGGCGGGGCTGAGAGACAATCTGAAGCGAGGAGGATGACGAGATGGCTGAGTTCATGCTGTTGTTGCACGAGAGCACCACCGCGGCGTCGGAGATGAGTCCGGAGGAGATCCAGGCGATCATCGCGAAGTATCAGGCTTGGAATGACAGCCTGGCAGAAGCGGGGAAGCTGGTGGGAGGCGCCAAGCTGGCGGATGAGGGGGGGAAGATCCTGACCGGGTCCAACGCCGCGCCGCGGGTGATCGACGGGCCGTATAGCGAGACGAAGGAGATCGTCGGCGGCTACTTCACCGTGCGGGCTGCCGATTACGACGAGGCGGTGGAAATCGCCCGCGGATGTCCGCACCTGGACTTCGGTGGGCGCATCGAGATCCGGCGCATCGACGAGCTCGACTAGACGGTGGGAGCGCGGGGGGACAGCCCGGACGTCCAGGGGTTGGTGGACCATCTGTTTCGCCACGAGGCGGGGCGGATGGTCGCCGCCCTGACCCGTTCCCTGGGGCCGGCGTGGCTGCCGCTGGCGGAGGAGGCGGTGCAGGATGCGTTGCTCCAGGCGCTCAAGCGCTGGCCCTTCCACGGCGTGCCGGACCAGCCCGGGGCGTGGCTCTACCGCGTCGCCCGCAACCGCGCGCTGGATCGGCTGCGGCGGGACGCCAGCTTTCGCGGCAAGGAGGAGGCGGTGCGCCGGTCGCTCCTCGACGCGGCGCCGCCGGATCCGGAGGCCGGCGCGCGGCTGCCCGGGGAGGTCACCGACGACCAGCTGCGGCTGATCTTCCTCTGCTGCCACCCCGAACTGCCGCGGGACGGCCGGGTGGCGTTGACTCTCAAGACCGTGGCGGGGTTCAGCGTCGGGGAGATCGCCCGCGCCTTCCTGGTGCGGGGCACCACCGTGGCTCAGCGCCTGGTGCGCGCCCAGCGGCGCATCCGCCGGCGGGAGATTCCCTTCGAAATGCCCGATCCGGAGCAGCTGCCGGAGCGCCTCGACGCGGTGCTAGAGGTGCTCTACTTGTTCTTCAACGAAGGCTACTCCGCCGCCGGCGGCGACGCCCTGGTACGGGCGGATCTCTGTGCCGAGGCGCTGCGGCTCACGGAGCATCTGGCGGGCTACCTGGAGAGCCGGGAGGAGGCTTTCGTGGAGGAGGAGGTCCGTAGAGAGGCGGGGGCTTGTGGGGAGAAGGACGACGAGCGCGGTCTCACCACCGGCGCCGCGGCCCACGCTCTGGCGGCGCTGCTCTGCTTCCAGTCCTCCCGCCTGCCCGCCCGCGCCGACGAGCGCGGCGATCCGGTGCTGCTGGGGGAGCAGGATCGCCGGCGGTGGGATCAGCGGCTGGTGCAGCGGGCCTTCGCGCACCTCGAACGCGCCGCTTCGGGCCGGCGATTGACGGCGTACCATCTGCAGGCCGCCATCGCCGCCGAGCACGCCACCGCCGAGAGCCTCGACGCCACCGATTGGCCCGCCATCCTGCGCCTCTACGACCAGCTCCACACCTTGAACCCGTCGCCCATCGTGGCCCTCAACCGCGCCGTGGCGCTGGCTCGGGTGGACGGCCCGGCGGCGGCTCTCGCGGCCCTCGACGCCCTCACCGACGAGCCGGCCGTGGCGCACTACTATCTCTTCCACGCCACCCGTGGCGAGCTCCTCCGCCAGCTCCACCACCCCACCCAGGCCGCCACCGCCTACCGCCGGGCCCTCGAATGCTCCATGAGCGAGCCCGAGGCGCGGTTCCTGCGGCGGCGGCTGGCGGAGTTGTAGCCGGTCAGCTCGTCCTTCCTCCGTAGGCGGGACTCCTCCGCTATCCTCACGAAGCAATGAGCCAAGAAC
Proteins encoded:
- a CDS encoding YciI family protein, yielding MAEFMLLLHESTTAASEMSPEEIQAIIAKYQAWNDSLAEAGKLVGGAKLADEGGKILTGSNAAPRVIDGPYSETKEIVGGYFTVRAADYDEAVEIARGCPHLDFGGRIEIRRIDELD
- a CDS encoding sigma-70 family RNA polymerase sigma factor, which produces MGARGDSPDVQGLVDHLFRHEAGRMVAALTRSLGPAWLPLAEEAVQDALLQALKRWPFHGVPDQPGAWLYRVARNRALDRLRRDASFRGKEEAVRRSLLDAAPPDPEAGARLPGEVTDDQLRLIFLCCHPELPRDGRVALTLKTVAGFSVGEIARAFLVRGTTVAQRLVRAQRRIRRREIPFEMPDPEQLPERLDAVLEVLYLFFNEGYSAAGGDALVRADLCAEALRLTEHLAGYLESREEAFVEEEVRREAGACGEKDDERGLTTGAAAHALAALLCFQSSRLPARADERGDPVLLGEQDRRRWDQRLVQRAFAHLERAASGRRLTAYHLQAAIAAEHATAESLDATDWPAILRLYDQLHTLNPSPIVALNRAVALARVDGPAAALAALDALTDEPAVAHYYLFHATRGELLRQLHHPTQAATAYRRALECSMSEPEARFLRRRLAEL